One genomic region from Yersinia canariae encodes:
- the argO gene encoding arginine exporter ArgO, whose amino-acid sequence MLAVYLQGFALSAAMILPLGPQNAFVMNQGIKRQHHLMSAGLCALSDIILICAGIFGGSALLSRSPLLLALVTWGGVAFLLWYGWGALVAAWRGGNSSSSAGAGAQGRWPIIVTLLAVTWLNPHVYLDTFVVLGSLGGQLLPDVRPWFALGAVSASVTWFFALALLAAWLSPWLNRPSSQRVINLLVGGVMWFIAFQLAQQGLNL is encoded by the coding sequence ATGTTAGCTGTCTATTTGCAAGGTTTTGCCCTCAGCGCCGCCATGATTTTACCCCTTGGGCCACAAAATGCTTTTGTGATGAATCAGGGCATTAAGCGGCAACACCACCTAATGAGCGCCGGACTTTGTGCTCTCAGTGACATCATCTTGATTTGCGCCGGTATTTTTGGCGGCAGCGCTTTATTGAGCCGCTCACCATTGTTGTTGGCACTGGTCACTTGGGGTGGAGTGGCATTTTTGTTGTGGTATGGCTGGGGAGCACTGGTAGCCGCCTGGCGGGGAGGGAATTCCTCATCCTCTGCTGGCGCGGGTGCTCAGGGGCGCTGGCCCATCATCGTCACACTATTAGCAGTAACCTGGCTTAACCCGCATGTCTATCTGGATACCTTTGTGGTGCTGGGGAGCTTGGGAGGGCAGTTATTACCGGATGTTCGGCCTTGGTTTGCTTTGGGGGCGGTGAGTGCATCAGTTACCTGGTTTTTTGCTCTGGCACTCCTCGCGGCGTGGTTATCACCATGGCTGAATCGCCCAAGCTCACAGCGAGTGATCAATTTGCTGGTGGGCGGCGTGATGTGGTTTATTGCTTTTCAGTTGGCACAACAGGGATTAAACCTGTGA
- the mscS gene encoding small-conductance mechanosensitive channel MscS, with protein MEELNVVDSINEASTWFVDNQDLLIQYAVNLVAALLILIVGSIIAKVVSGMLGRVMKLRGIDITVADFLAAMARYSILAFTIVAVLGRLGVQTASVIAVIGAAGLAVGLALQGSLSNFAAGVLLVAFRPFKAGEYVDLGGVAGTVVQVQIFSTTLRTVDDKIIVVPNGKIIANNIINTSREPNRRTDMVIGVAYDADIDVVKKVLGDIIAADTRIMHDKGVTVRLNEMAASSLNFTVRVWTTNGDAMDVYWDLMENFKRALDANKIGIPYPQMDVHLHQVATAESNTPA; from the coding sequence ATGGAAGAACTAAACGTAGTTGATAGCATCAATGAAGCCAGTACCTGGTTTGTTGATAATCAAGATTTACTGATTCAATATGCCGTCAATCTTGTTGCGGCGTTGTTGATCCTGATTGTCGGCTCGATCATTGCCAAGGTCGTTTCGGGCATGCTTGGCCGAGTCATGAAATTACGTGGTATTGATATCACGGTTGCTGATTTTCTGGCGGCCATGGCGCGCTACAGTATTCTGGCCTTTACCATTGTGGCAGTGCTTGGCCGTCTTGGGGTACAAACCGCGTCGGTGATTGCGGTCATTGGTGCTGCCGGTTTGGCTGTGGGTTTGGCGCTACAAGGCTCACTGTCCAACTTTGCTGCGGGTGTATTGCTAGTGGCCTTCCGTCCGTTTAAAGCGGGTGAGTATGTTGATCTGGGCGGTGTCGCCGGGACTGTGGTACAGGTGCAGATTTTCTCAACCACTCTCCGTACTGTTGACGACAAAATTATTGTGGTGCCGAATGGCAAAATTATTGCTAACAACATAATCAATACAAGCCGTGAACCTAATCGCCGTACTGATATGGTCATCGGCGTTGCCTATGATGCTGATATTGATGTAGTGAAGAAAGTGCTGGGTGACATCATTGCAGCTGATACTCGCATCATGCATGACAAGGGGGTTACCGTGCGCCTGAATGAGATGGCGGCTTCGTCATTAAACTTCACTGTGCGTGTCTGGACCACCAATGGCGATGCAATGGATGTGTATTGGGATCTGATGGAGAACTTCAAACGCGCGCTGGATGCCAATAAAATCGGTATTCCTTACCCGCAGATGGATGTGCATTTGCATCAGGTCGCAACTGCAGAATCTAATACGCCAGCATAA
- a CDS encoding protein-tyrosine phosphatase family protein: MPRIRQPNLTLNLNLNLNLNLNLNPIKDSRPKTDTENLLESLKNHQKDLIWQDSSQTIIKQEYQRYTDIITPKETAIIAPNNIALPANHIRLGTDKGVIRSQYPTASGVDDFKAMLAEKRVTLVVVIADNNMLDNPFGTYQSPHPTYFRQGEIEKDLISWIPKQTDNIDIDAYEMKLKDANNKTIPINIVHIKNWQDHTSFDKDAIRTLAEMVTQLHQLALNNFKKQGSQAVDAECKALPVIHCSAGVGRTGQLIAAMELTNPKSSQSLESIIKTLREQGGPDMVQTEDQMKALIDLADMVGKPLWAKDERR, translated from the coding sequence ATGCCGAGAATTAGACAACCCAACCTGACCCTCAACCTCAATCTGAATCTGAATCTGAATCTGAATCTGAATCCTATTAAAGATAGCCGGCCCAAAACAGACACCGAAAACCTACTCGAGTCACTGAAAAACCATCAGAAAGATTTAATATGGCAAGATAGCAGTCAAACAATAATAAAACAGGAATATCAAAGATATACAGACATCATCACACCGAAGGAAACCGCCATCATAGCACCCAATAATATTGCTCTACCCGCTAACCATATACGGCTAGGAACAGATAAAGGGGTGATACGTAGCCAGTATCCTACGGCTTCTGGCGTCGATGATTTTAAAGCGATGCTGGCAGAAAAACGCGTGACCTTAGTCGTCGTTATTGCTGATAACAATATGTTGGATAATCCATTCGGAACATATCAATCACCGCATCCGACTTATTTCAGACAGGGGGAAATTGAGAAAGACTTGATATCCTGGATACCAAAGCAAACAGATAATATTGATATTGACGCCTATGAGATGAAATTGAAAGATGCCAACAATAAAACAATACCAATAAATATCGTTCATATCAAAAACTGGCAAGATCATACTTCGTTCGACAAAGACGCGATACGGACATTAGCTGAAATGGTGACACAACTACACCAACTGGCACTTAATAACTTCAAAAAACAGGGCAGTCAAGCCGTTGATGCTGAGTGCAAAGCACTTCCAGTGATTCATTGTAGTGCTGGTGTTGGGCGTACCGGGCAACTTATCGCCGCGATGGAATTGACCAACCCAAAATCATCACAAAGCCTGGAATCAATAATTAAAACTCTGCGTGAACAAGGAGGGCCGGATATGGTGCAGACGGAAGATCAAATGAAGGCATTAATTGATTTAGCTGACATGGTTGGCAAGCCGTTATGGGCTAAAGACGAGCGAAGGTAA
- the fbaA gene encoding class II fructose-bisphosphate aldolase: MSKIFDFVKPGVITGDDVQKVFAVAKENNFALPAVNCVGTDSINAVLETAAKVRAPVIVQFSNGGAAFIAGKGVKAEGQGAAILGAISGAHHVHQMAEHYGVPVILHTDHCAKKLLPWLDGLLDAGEKHFAATGKPLFSSHMIDLSEESLEENIEICSKYLTRMAKLGMTLEIELGCTGGEEDGVDNSHMDASSLYTQPQDVDYAYEKLNAISPRFTIAASFGNVHGVYKPGNVKLTPTILRDSQEYVSKKHNLPHNSLNFVFHGGSGSTAAEIKEAVSYGVVKMNIDTDTQWATWEGILNYYKKNEGYLQGQLGNPEGADKPNKKFYDPRAWLRAAQVTMIARLEKAFEELNAKDVL, translated from the coding sequence ATGTCTAAAATTTTTGATTTCGTAAAACCAGGTGTCATCACAGGTGATGACGTGCAGAAAGTGTTCGCAGTAGCAAAAGAAAACAACTTTGCTCTGCCAGCAGTTAACTGTGTCGGCACCGACTCTATCAACGCAGTGCTGGAAACAGCAGCCAAAGTGCGTGCGCCAGTCATCGTTCAGTTCTCTAACGGTGGTGCAGCATTTATCGCAGGTAAAGGCGTGAAAGCAGAAGGTCAAGGCGCTGCTATTCTGGGTGCTATTTCTGGTGCCCACCATGTGCATCAAATGGCTGAGCACTATGGTGTTCCAGTTATTCTGCATACCGACCATTGCGCCAAGAAATTGCTGCCATGGTTAGACGGCTTGTTGGATGCTGGTGAGAAACACTTTGCTGCAACTGGCAAACCCCTGTTCTCTTCTCACATGATTGACTTGTCTGAAGAGTCTCTGGAAGAAAACATCGAAATTTGCAGCAAATACCTGACTCGCATGGCGAAACTGGGTATGACACTGGAAATCGAACTGGGTTGCACCGGTGGTGAAGAAGATGGCGTAGACAATAGCCACATGGACGCATCTTCTCTGTACACTCAGCCGCAAGATGTTGATTATGCTTACGAAAAACTGAACGCAATCAGCCCGCGTTTCACTATCGCGGCTTCTTTCGGTAACGTACACGGTGTTTACAAACCAGGTAACGTGAAACTGACCCCAACTATTCTGCGTGACTCTCAGGAATATGTTTCTAAGAAACACAACCTGCCGCACAACAGTCTGAACTTCGTGTTCCATGGTGGTTCAGGTTCTACTGCTGCTGAAATCAAAGAAGCGGTCAGCTACGGCGTAGTGAAAATGAATATCGACACTGACACCCAATGGGCGACGTGGGAAGGTATTCTGAACTACTACAAAAAGAATGAAGGCTATCTGCAAGGCCAACTGGGTAACCCAGAAGGCGCGGACAAACCTAACAAGAAATTCTACGATCCACGTGCATGGCTGCGTGCTGCACAGGTGACTATGATTGCTCGTTTGGAAAAAGCATTTGAAGAATTGAACGCGAAAGACGTTCTGTAA
- the pgk gene encoding phosphoglycerate kinase, which produces MSVIKMTDLDLAGKRVLIRADLNVPVKDGKVTSDARIRASLPTIEAALKQGAKVMVTSHLGRPTEGEYNEEFSLLPVVNYLKDKLSAPVRLAKDYLDGVEIAAGELVVLENVRFNKGEKKDDETLSKKYAALCDVYVMDAFGTAHRAQASTHGVGKFAPIACAGPLLSAELEALGKALGNPARPMVAIVGGSKVSTKLTVLGALSKIADQLIVGGGIANTFVAAQGHNVGKSLYEADLIPEAKRLLETCDIPVPTDVRVATEFSETAAATLKPADQIKDDEQILDLGDESAERLAEILKNAKTILWNGPVGVFEFPNFRKGTEIVARAIAESEAFSIAGGGDTLAAIDLFGIADKISYISTGGGAFLEFVEGKKLPAVVMLEERAKQ; this is translated from the coding sequence ATGTCTGTAATTAAGATGACCGATCTGGATCTGGCTGGTAAGCGTGTGCTGATCCGTGCGGACCTCAATGTTCCGGTAAAAGATGGCAAAGTGACTTCTGATGCGCGTATCCGTGCATCTCTGCCGACAATTGAAGCGGCACTGAAGCAAGGCGCTAAAGTAATGGTTACCTCTCACCTGGGTCGCCCGACCGAAGGCGAGTACAACGAAGAGTTCTCCTTGCTGCCAGTAGTTAACTACCTGAAAGACAAACTGTCTGCTCCGGTACGTCTGGCGAAAGATTATCTGGACGGCGTTGAAATTGCAGCTGGCGAGTTGGTTGTTTTGGAAAACGTTCGCTTTAACAAAGGCGAAAAGAAAGACGACGAAACTCTGTCCAAAAAATATGCCGCACTGTGTGATGTGTATGTGATGGATGCTTTTGGTACTGCTCACCGCGCGCAAGCTTCTACTCACGGCGTGGGTAAATTTGCACCTATCGCGTGTGCCGGCCCGCTGTTGTCAGCAGAACTGGAAGCCTTGGGCAAAGCACTGGGTAACCCAGCGCGTCCAATGGTTGCTATCGTCGGCGGTTCTAAAGTTTCAACCAAACTAACTGTACTGGGTGCGTTGTCTAAAATTGCAGACCAGCTGATTGTTGGTGGCGGTATTGCGAACACCTTCGTTGCCGCTCAAGGCCACAATGTTGGCAAATCGCTGTACGAAGCAGACCTGATTCCAGAAGCAAAACGCTTGCTGGAAACTTGCGATATCCCTGTTCCTACAGATGTGCGTGTTGCAACTGAGTTCTCTGAAACTGCCGCTGCAACATTGAAACCTGCTGATCAAATCAAAGATGATGAGCAAATTCTGGACTTGGGCGACGAATCTGCGGAGCGTCTGGCTGAGATCCTGAAAAACGCCAAAACCATTCTGTGGAATGGCCCGGTTGGTGTGTTCGAGTTCCCTAACTTCCGTAAAGGGACCGAGATTGTCGCTCGCGCCATTGCAGAGAGTGAAGCATTCTCTATCGCAGGCGGTGGTGACACTCTGGCAGCAATCGACTTGTTCGGTATTGCTGACAAAATCTCCTATATCTCCACTGGCGGCGGTGCTTTCCTTGAGTTCGTAGAAGGGAAAAAACTGCCAGCGGTTGTGATGCTGGAAGAGCGCGCTAAGCAGTAA